From a region of the Arachis ipaensis cultivar K30076 chromosome B09, Araip1.1, whole genome shotgun sequence genome:
- the LOC107616906 gene encoding probable glutathione S-transferase has translation MEDLKLHGFWYSPFTMRVVWTLKLKGLSYENIEEDRFNKSPQLLEYNPVHKKTPVLVHGGKPICESMLILEYIEELWPQNPLVPLDPYQRSQARFWVTYSDQLFPAVVPLIYVDIANDEEKEKATEKVQKLLRDVEDQCLLLVDEKLFFGGDTINMVDIAFGSMIKFLVTMEDLNELKVLEAEKFPRLHSWFNNFKNAPIVKENFPDKEKMCANLKYIRKTIRELESSA, from the exons ATGGAAGATTTGAAGTTACATGGATTTTGGTATAGCCCCTTTACAATGAGGGTGGTATGGACCTTGAAATTGAAGGGTCTATCATATGAGAACATTGAGGAAGATCGCTTCAATAAGAGCCCTCAACTTCTTGAATACAACCCTGTGCATAAGAAGACCCCAGTGCTTGTTCATGGTGGAAAACCCATTTGTGAGTCCATGCTCATTCTGGAATACATTGAAGAGTTATGGCCACAGAATCCATTGGTCCCTCTTGATCCCTATCAGAGGTCTCAAGCAAGGTTTTGGGTTACATATTCTGATCAGTTG TTTCCTGCAGTTGTGCCACTAATTTACGTCGACATTGCTAATGATGAAGAGAAGGAAAAGGCCACAGAGAAGGTCCAAAAACTTCTAAGAGATGTTGAAGATCAATGCTTATTATTGGTTGATGAGAAACTATTCTTTGGTGGTGACACTATTAATATGGTGGACATAGCTTTTGGATCAATGATCAAATTTCTTGTAACTATGGAAGAtttgaatgaattgaaggttCTAGAAGCTGAGAAATTCCCTCGTTTGCATTCATGGTTTAATAATTTCAAGAATGCTCCAATCGTCAAAGAAAACTTCCCTGATAAAGAGAAAATGTGTGCTAATTTGAAGTATATCAGAAAAACAATAAGAGAATTGGAATCATCTGCCTAG